Proteins encoded within one genomic window of Bombina bombina isolate aBomBom1 chromosome 1, aBomBom1.pri, whole genome shotgun sequence:
- the LOC128638568 gene encoding gamma-crystallin-3-like, producing the protein MGKIFFYEDKNFQGRCYECSTDCSDMSSYFNRCNSIRVDSGNWILYEHANYRGYQYFLWKGEYPDFQQWMGFNDSIRSCRLTPLHRGPFRMQIYERGDFQGKMMEFSEDCPHVYDRFRFHEIHSCNVHDGYWMFYEEPNYRGRQYYLRPGEYRRYTDWSAVNPRIGSFRRVHHLF; encoded by the exons ATTTTCTTTTATGAGGACAAGAACTTCCAAGGTCGCTGCTATGAGTGCAGCACAGACTGTTCTGACATGTCCTCCTATTTCAACCGCTGCAACTCCATCCGGGTGGATAGTGGAAACTGGATCCTCTATGAACATGCCAACTACAGGGGATACCAGTATTTTctttggaaaggagaatatcctgaCTTTCAGCAATGGATGGGATTTAATGACTCCATCAGGTCATGTCGCTTGACTCCTCTG caTCGTGGTCCATTTAGAATGCAAATCTATGAACGGGGAGATTTTCAGGGCAAAATGATGGAGTTTTCTGAAGACTGCCCTCATGTCTATGATCGATTCCGTTTTCATGAAATCCACTCTTGCAATGTGCATGATGGGTACTGGATGTTTTATGAAGAGCCCAATTACAGGGGACGCCAATATTACCTGAGACCTGGAGAGTATAGAAGATACACTGACTGGAGTGCTGTGAACCCTAGAATTGGCTCATTTAGAAGAGTTCACcatcttttttaa